The genomic interval ATTACTTTGGTGGAAAAGAATTAGAAGATATCGTAATTGTTTCACCAGACCATGGTGGTGTAACACGTGCTCGTAAAATGGCAGATCGCCTAAAAGCACCAATTGCTATTATCGATAAACGTCGTCCAAGACCAAACGTAGCAGAAGTTATGAACATCATTGGTAATATTGAAGGGAAAACAGCAATCTTAATCGATGATATTATCGATACAGCGGGTACGATTACACTTGCTGCAAATGCATTAGTAGAGAGCGGTGCGAAAGAAGTATATGCATGCTGTTCACATCCGGTTCTTTCAGGTCCTGCCATTGAACGTATCCAAAATTCAACGATTAAAGAGCTAGTTATAACAAACTCTATTGCTCTTCCGGAAGAAAAGAAAATCGAAAAAATTACTGAGTTATCTGTGGCGCCTTTAATTGCTGAAGCAATTATCCGTGTTCATGAAGAGCAATCAGTAAGTACATTGTTTGATTGATGATAGATAGGTGTAAAAAACAGTAAGCGGCTTCGCTTGCTGTTTTTTTATGCATAAATTGGATACATAAGGGGAAAGATGATGTAGACTAGCTTGAATTTTTATAAAACTGGGAAGGTGAAGATGAAGATGAGCCATGTACTAGTAGCAAAAGAGCGGACAGACTTCAAACAATCTACATTAAGAGAATTGCGTGAAAATGGGGAAATACCAGCAGTAGTTTACGGAAGTGAGAATGGGAGTCAAGCAATTTCCGTGAATTATGCAGATTTGAAAAAAACATTGAAGGAAATCGGTCGAAATGGCATTATTTCATTAAATTGTCAAGGTAAAGAACATCAGGTTATGCTTTCAGAATATCAATCTGATCCGTTAAAGCAAGAGATGTATCATGCTGATTTTCTAATCGTTGATATGTCGGAGGAAGTACAGGTAAATGTACGAGTTAATCTCGTCGGTCAATCAATTGGTGTAAAAGATGGCGGAGTACTTCAGCAATCTCTCCATGAAGTAACCGTTACTGCGACGCCAGGTGACATTCCAGAGTCGATTGATGTTGACGTGACAGAGCTTGAAGTGAATGAAACACTGTATATTTCCGATTTAAATATGAAACAAGGTGTAACGCTTAATCATAGTGGTGACGAAGTAGTGGCCTCTGTCTTAGCTCCTCGCCAAGAACGAGAAATTAGTACAGGTGAACAACAAGAAGGCGGCATACCGACGAATGAAGAAGGGCGTGAAACAGCCGCTTCTCCAGAATCTCAAGCGTAGAGATTACGTCGGCTTCCTTTCTTTGTTTTAGATAAAAAAATAAACATGGTATAATAGGCGTAACACATTATGGGTTGCGCTTTTTTATTATGAAGGCTTTGTTATACTGTGATGCAACGTTTGGATTCACAGTATTGTTTTACATAGCCTATATGAAAGACAAGGTAAATAATCAATAGCTTCATATAATCCTGTTATATAAAAGGGTAGGGATATATCCTTTTAGGTCTTGTGAAGCTTGCATTCCTCTAGAGATATGAGATACTATTTTTACTAATGTTTCCAAAAATGTATATAATAAAAGGTGACTCCATGAAACTTAGTTGTAACGGAGTGTGAAAAATGAAGTTAATCGTAGGTCTGGGTAACCCTGGAAAACAATATGAAAAAACACGACATAATGTCGGGTTTGAAGTAATAGATGCATTATCTGATAAATGGTCTATTCCTTTAAATCAAGCAAAACATAAAGGAATATATGGGATGGGTGTAATCGATAACGAGAAGGTAATTCTGCTTAAACCGTTGACATATATGAATTTATCTGGTGAATCTATTTCAGCTGTTATGAGTTTCTTTAAAGTAGAAGTGGATGATGTTGTCGTGCTATATGATGATTTGGATTTACCTCCTGGGAAAGTTCGTCTGCGTCAAAAGGGAAGTGCTGGTGGGCATAATGGGATTAAATCAACCATTGCTCATCTTGGTACACAAAACTTTAACCGAATTCGGATTGGTATTGGTCGGCCGTCTGGACTGATGGCTATTTCAGATTATGTATTGGGGAAATTTACATCTGAGGAATGGCCCGATATTATGAACACCATTGAAAAAAGCGCTAATGCATGTGAAGCTTGGTTAAAGACGCCTTTTTTACAAGTAATGAATGTATATAATCAATAATGTATGAGGAAAAATATCTTTCTTGCTTAATGAATAAAAATCCCTTATTTCTGTTCATACTAATGGCAATACAGTATAGGGGGTTACTATATGGCTCTCCATTATCATTGCCGTCATTGTGGAATCAAGCTGGGCACTATTGAAGAACAGCAGATACAAGCGGCACAGTTAGGGTTTAACCAGCTGAGTGATGAAGAAAGGCAAGAGATGATCGTTTATGACTCCTCTGGAAACATTCAGGTTAAGTCGATTTGCGAAGATTGTTACGAATCATTGCAAAGAAATCCAGAGTTATATCAAAACGATTATATTATTCATTAAGCGGGAGGAGCTTTGGATAAATTCCAAAGCATTTTTCCGTTTGTTTTCATTTACTAATATTGCAAAAAATCAATAGCATTATATAAAGGATTCTTTCAGTTAGTATATTGACTGTGTGAAGCCGTGTTGGTGATTTTATAATTTTTGGCACATTTTAGCTTTGCTCCATGAAATAAGCTAAAAGCGAAAAGCCTTCTATAACAAAGTAAACAGGGTAAATGATTGGATAGAAAAAAGCATAATTTTGATTTTATAGGGAGGAGGGGCAAAGATGGTGAATGGATTACAAAATTTGTTCTCCAAGCACGATAATGTCCATTCGTTAATAGCGGGTATTGATGAAGGATTAAAGGAACAATTGGTTTCTGGCTTAACGGGTTCATCAAGGTCGATGCTTGTGGCATCTATCTATGAGAAAACGAATAAGTCCATTTTGTTAGTGACACATAATCTTCTACAAGCACAAAAATTTCAAGAGGATTTGTTGAATTTTATTCCGGAAGAAGAGCTTTATGTGTTTCCTGCAAATGAGTTAATTGCAGCAGATTTAAGTGTTGCTAGCCCCGAATTAAGGGCGCAGCGAGTAGAGGCATTAAATTTTTGGTCGCAAGGGAAGAAAGGCGTTGTTATTGTCCCGATTCCTGGTATTCGTAAGTTCCTTTCACCAAAAGAGGTATGGAAGAAGTATCAGCTGTCCTTTCAAGTGGGGGCTGATATTGAGCTGGAGGAAACATTACATAAATTAATTACTATGGGATATAGTCGTACGGAGATGGTTTCTTCACCAGGTGAATGTAGTATTCGCGGTGGGATTATTGATTTGTATCCGATTACCGAAATGAATCCAATTCGAATTGAATTATTTGATACAGAGATTACGTCGATTCGAACATTTTCTTCTGATGATCAACGTTCTATTGAAAAGCTTTCTCGAGTGACAGTTGGACCAGTAAGTGAAGCTTTACTAGAAGATGAACATCTTAATAATATAATGACAAAGCTTGAAAGCAACTTAAGTAAGAGTTTGAAAAAGTTTAAAGATGATAAAGTGAAGGAACAGCTTGCTGAGACAGTGGGGCATGAATTAGAGCAATTAAAACAAGGACAGAAGCCGGATCAAATTTTTAAGTATTTCAGTTTAGCGTACGATAAACCGGCTAGTTTAATAGATTACCTTCCTGGCGATGGAATTGTTCTTTTGGATGAAATCAGCCGGATTCAAGAAATTAATGAATCATTAGAGAAAGAAGAAGCCCAGTGGTACACCGATTTATTAGGTGAGGGGAAAATTGTTCATGATGTGAAGCTAGCTCATGACCTGCCGAGTTTAATTACGCATTCTTCTTATCCATTCATTTATTTATCATTGTTTTTACGCCATGTACCGCATACAAACCCACAGAATATTGTGAACGTGGCTTGTAAGCAAATGCAGAACTTTTATGGACAAATGAATGTATTTAAAGCAGAGGTTGAGCATTGGAAAAAAGGACAGTACACCGTTGTGATTCTTGGTCAGGATGAGGAACGGATGAAGAAGATTCAGGGGGTGCTGGCAGATTACGATATCGAAGCTGCTGAATTAAAGGATTCTAGTCATTTACAGCCAGGCCAAGTTCAAATCTTGCGTGGTAGTTTAAATAGTGGTTTTGAAATGACGATGGAAAAAATCGTGATTATTACAGAAACGGAGCTATTTAATAAAAGGGCGAAAAAATCGAGTCGCAGGCAGAAATTATCGAATGCAGAACGAA from Peribacillus asahii carries:
- a CDS encoding ribose-phosphate diphosphokinase codes for the protein MSNQYLDPNLKVFSLNSNVGLAQEIADAIGVELGKCTVTSFSDGEIQINIEESIRGCDVFVIQSTSQPVNENLMELLIMIDALKRASAKTINIVMPYYGYARQDRKARSREPITAKLVANLLETAGAHRVVTLDLHAPQIQGFFDIPIDHLVAVPLLADYFGGKELEDIVIVSPDHGGVTRARKMADRLKAPIAIIDKRRPRPNVAEVMNIIGNIEGKTAILIDDIIDTAGTITLAANALVESGAKEVYACCSHPVLSGPAIERIQNSTIKELVITNSIALPEEKKIEKITELSVAPLIAEAIIRVHEEQSVSTLFD
- a CDS encoding 50S ribosomal protein L25/general stress protein Ctc, yielding MSHVLVAKERTDFKQSTLRELRENGEIPAVVYGSENGSQAISVNYADLKKTLKEIGRNGIISLNCQGKEHQVMLSEYQSDPLKQEMYHADFLIVDMSEEVQVNVRVNLVGQSIGVKDGGVLQQSLHEVTVTATPGDIPESIDVDVTELEVNETLYISDLNMKQGVTLNHSGDEVVASVLAPRQEREISTGEQQEGGIPTNEEGRETAASPESQA
- the pth gene encoding aminoacyl-tRNA hydrolase yields the protein MKLIVGLGNPGKQYEKTRHNVGFEVIDALSDKWSIPLNQAKHKGIYGMGVIDNEKVILLKPLTYMNLSGESISAVMSFFKVEVDDVVVLYDDLDLPPGKVRLRQKGSAGGHNGIKSTIAHLGTQNFNRIRIGIGRPSGLMAISDYVLGKFTSEEWPDIMNTIEKSANACEAWLKTPFLQVMNVYNQ
- a CDS encoding anti-sigma-F factor Fin family protein is translated as MALHYHCRHCGIKLGTIEEQQIQAAQLGFNQLSDEERQEMIVYDSSGNIQVKSICEDCYESLQRNPELYQNDYIIH